The Marivirga salinae DNA window GAAAAGGTTAATATTAATTTAATTGCCGATCAAAAAGATACCCTTGCCAGCCTTGAGCTACCAAATATCTATATTTCCTGGGATGATTATTGGGAAACCTTCAATAATCAATTATACAAATTCAATACTTTAGAACTTAAAAAAGTTAAACTACTTCTCCCCTTTGATTTCAGAAAAATCAAAATGCATGAAGCTTCTCGCCCCTCTTTTGATGGGAGATTTGAGCTTGAAATAAAAGATTTTCTTGTGGAGGAAGGTGAAATTCTGTTTTACGATGAACGCAATAGTGAAACAGGTCGGATAACGACAAATTATAATTTAATAGCGAAGGAGCTTAAGTTTGTAAAGGGAGAGATACCTAAAAAACTCCAAGATGTAGCAAAAAATATTTTTTTAGAGTTTCATGATTTAACCTATTTCCTGAAAGATGATATACATAAACTAGATGTTAAAAAACTATCTTTTGATTTATTTAAACAGGATATAACGTTAATTTCTACTCATTTTCGTCCACTTCACTCTCCTGCAGAATTTGCCAAATTAAAAAAAGAGGAAGCAAATCATATTGATATCTTTTTAGATAGTGTAAAATTGAAATCCTTAAAATGGCAAGGAGATAGTATGGTCAGTATAAATACTGTTTATACCAATCAGGTTGAATTAATAGTGACTAAAGATAAAAATTATCTTTTGCCAGATGATAAATTCGTCCCAATTTTAGTGGATCTTCTAAAGGAGAGTGATATTTCAATTGATGTAAGAAGATGTATTATCCAAAACATGAATTTAAGCTATTTTGAAATACCGGATGGAAGTCAAGAAACAGGCACTGTTAGTATTGCCAATATTCAAGGTGAAATTGAAAACATCACGAATAGGAAAGATAGTATAGCAAAACATGGTGCTGATTTGGTGATTATCGCAACTGGAGATCTTTATGGTGAAGGAAAGCTAAAAGCGGATATCAGGTATAATTTAAACTCTAAATATGGCTATTTTACTGTGGCAGGGAGCTTACAACCAATGTCTATTGGGGCTATCAATCAATACTTGGCCAAATCTGCACCTGTCGAAATTGCATCAGGTAGAATAGATGAATTGTTTTTTAGCTATTCTGGTGGAAATAGAGCGGTTAGTGGTGAAATGGAATTCAAGTATTCAGATTTAAAAATTGAATTTCACAAAGTTATAAACGAAGAAAAACAAGGAGACAAAGCTTTAAGCTGGTTGGCGAATATTGCCTTATCGCAGCAAAACCCTAAGCAAAACGGCAGGTTTAGAGTTGGGAAAATAGAATTTGAAAGAGATACCCGTAAATCCATGTTTAGCTATTGGTCGAATAGTTTGGTTTCAGGTTTTCAGTCAACTGTGGGGTTAAGTAAAGCCTCCCGAATTGAGAAATTAGAAAAGGAGGAAAAAGAAGATAAAAACCTTTGGCAAAAGATGGGTTTTGGAAAGGATAAGGATGATGAATAGGTGGAAATACTATCTATTTGTAATCGGGTTAATAGTAATAGCTACATTTAGTAATTACCTGTTTTTTTCTGAGGATGAAAACAAAAAGACTTCCAGAATAAAAGGTTTTAATCTAGTGGCACCGCCTGAGCCTTTTGCTATGCATTCTTTAAAAAATGTAAAAGAAATTGGAGCCGGCTGGGTAGCCATAATACCTTATGCCTTTTGTAATGCTAAAACCGCTGAGATCGTTTTTGACCATCCGCGTCAATGGTGGGGAGAAAAGCCAGAGGGAGTAAAGGAATCTATCAATATGGCAAAATCACTGGGCTTGAAAGTGATGCTTAAACCACATTTGTGGGTAGGTGGACAAGGCTGGGCAGGTGATTTAGATTTTGAATCTGATAGTCTTTGGCAAGTTTTTGAACAGCAATATTTAGATTACGTAAATACTTATGCGTCAATAGCTGATTCACTGAATGTGGAGTTATATTGTATAGGTACAGAGATTAAGCAGTCTACCACCAAAAGAAATGAATTTTGGATTAATTTAATTTCTAAAACTAGAAAGAGTTATGATGGTAAGATAACCTATGCAGCCAACTGGGATGAGTATAGTCAAATTAAATTTTGGAATGAACTAGATTATATTGGTATAGATGCTTATTTCCCTTTGAGTGAGGAAAAATCACCAAAAAAAGTGGATTTAATGAATGCTTGGCAGCAACCAAAAAAAGAGATGAAAATACTTTCAGAACAATTTCAGAAACAGATTTTATTTACTGAATATGGATATGAAAGCATTGATTATAATACCATGGGACATTGGAAATTATCCAAAGACTCATTAGATGTGAATTTTGAGAATCAAAAAATAGCATTCGAAGCTTTATTTGAGTCATTCAATTCGGAAGTCTGGTGGAAAGGCGGGTTTATCTGGAAATGGCATTTGAATAAGAAAGAACTGAATAGAAGAACTATCAAAGCTTATACACCTCAGAACAAACCAGCACTTAAAATTATAGAATCGGAATTTAAATACAACTTTTAAACTATTAGAACCATGAAATTATCATTTCAGAACTCATTTTTTACACTCGCATTTGTAGCCTTATTGATTGCTTTTATGGTTGTGGCTAAAACTATATTAATTCCAATCGGAATTGCCTTGCTCCTTGCTTTTATTTTATATCCTGTTCATAAAAAATTTAGAAAATGGGGAATTGGGAATATTCTAGCTGGATTTTTATCTATTTTATTATTGATAATTATTATTGGCGGTGGTATCACTTTTTTTTCAGCGGAAATCATAGCACTTTCAGATGAAATCAGCAATTTTGGTGTAAAGCTGTCTAAACTCTACACTGATGTTATCATTTTTATAAATGAAAATGTGAGTTTGGTGGAAGATTTGAATAAAGAGCAATTATTGAAAGATTTAAAGTCATGGATGAAAAATTCAGCAGGGAGTTTATTGGGTGGCACTTTTAGTAGTACTGCTAATTTCTTTACTGGATTAATTACCATGTTTATTTATATGTTCTTATTTCTGATTTATCAAAAAGGATTAGTAAGAGCTTTTATGAAATTTTCACCCAAGGAGAATAAAGATCAGTTTTTCAAAATGTTAAAAGGTGTTCAGCAAGTAGGTCAGAAATACCTTTCTGGAATGTTAATTTTAATCGTGATACTAGGAACAGTAAACAGTATAGGGTTATGGATAATTGGCATCGATAGCCCGTTTTTATTCGGGTTTTTAGCTGCTTCTTTATCTATTATCCCATATATTGGTACTACTCTTGGAGCCACTATTCCTGTCTTGTATGCATTCATGTCTCATGATCAATTATGGGTTCCCCTTGCTGTAGCCATTTTATTTTGGGTGATTCAATTGGTTGAAAGTAATTTTTTAAGTCCAAAAGTGGTAGGCAATAGCGTGAATGTAAATGCATTTGCAGCTATTTTAAGTTTGATCATTGGAGCTTCTATTTGGGGAGTTGCGGGCATGGTGTTATTCCTGCCTTTTGCAGCTATGTTGAAAGTTATTTGCGAAGAATATAAACCATTACAACCCTTAGCTCTATTAATCGGCAATACCAATTTCCAAGATGGGGAAAGTAGTAAAAAGGGGCTTTTTCAGAGATTGAAGGATAAGATAAAGAGTAAATAGTTGCTTAAATTTAGTAGATAGATTACGCTTACAGAATACACTGAAAACCACAGAATAAAAGGTGATTTATCTTTCTGTGTAATTTTGTGCTTTCTGTGAGCTTCATCGTCTCCCAAATACAAACCGATCTTTCCCCTGCATATCTCCCATGATTTTTACATCCCGAAAACCTTTTTCCTCCATCAATTTTTTCACTTCTCTTCCGAATTGTTCATTAATTTCAAAGTATAATTCTCCGCCTTTAATTAAATGCTGACTTGCTAGTTGGGTAATTCTCTCATAAAATTTCAAAGCATCATGGTTGGGTACAAACAGAGCATTAGCGGGTTCATGTTCAAACACCTTGGTTTGCATTTCAGCTTTCTCCTTTTCTAAAACATAAGGCGGATTACTGATCCAGATATTTGACTTAGGTAAATCTAAATCCTCAATTAAAATATCTGCTTGAATAAAGCTAACCTTAGCATGATTAAGCAAAGCATTTCTCTTTGCTGTTGCTAATGCAGAGGAGCTGATATCTACCGCATAAACTTCACAGTGCTTTCTTTCCTTAGCAATTGTTATTGGGATTATTCCACTTCCTGTGCCTATGTCCACGATCAATTGCTCGCTCAAATCAGGATTGTTTTCTAATATTAAGTGCACTAATTCTTCCGTCTCCCTTCTTGGGATCAAAACATTAGGATTGACTAAAAACTGTCTGCCATAAAACTCGACTTTACCTAAAATATGCTGAATGGGTTTCCCGCTTTTCAGTTCTGAGAGAATAGAATCAATTTTTTTATCTATGGAGATTGAAGTCTCAATTTCTTTTTCCAATAAAACATCCATGCGGGAAATCTGAAATTGGTCTTCAAGAATTAAGAAGGCAATGGCTCCAGCTTCACCTACAGTTTCAAATTCAGCTATTGAATTTTTAATTTTTTCTAAGACTAGTTTACTGTTCATTTCAGATTCCTTTCCTCAAAGTTCATGAATTTTTATTTAGTTTTGCCTGTGATGAACAAACAAGATGATTTATTTATGCAACGTGCCTTGCAATTGGCTGGTTACGGCAAATCAACGGTAAGCCCCAATCCTATGGTAGGTTGCGTAATTGTTTATGATAAGAAAATAATAGGAGAGGGCTGGCATCAGAAAGCCGGTGAACCTCATGCCGAAGTTATGGCAATTCGCTCTGTAGAAAATGAGCTCTTATTAAAATCTGCCACTGCCTATGTCACCTTAGAACCCTGTGCTCATTACGGAAAAACTCCTCCCTGCGCTGAATTATTGGTTGAAAAGCAGTTGAAAAAAGTAGTGATTGGAGCAGTTGATCCTAATCCGTTAGTGGCAGGAAAAGGAATCGAAATCTTAAAAAATGCAGGAATTGAAGTGGAAACTGCAGTTTTGGAGAAAGAATGTTTAGAAATTAATAAAACCTTTTTCACTTTTATACAGAAAAAACGCCCTTACATTATTTTAAAATGGGCGCAGACAACTGATGGTTTTATCGCTAGGGAAGATTTTGACTCAAAGTGGATTAGCAATCCTTTGTCTAGACAATTAGTACATAAATGGCGTACCGAGATTGATGCTATTTTAGTGGGGAAAAATACAGTTCAATATGATGATCCTCAGCTAACAGCACGTGATTGGGCAGGTAAAAATCCAGTTCGATTGGTAGTTGATCATCAATTTACTTTGAGCGAGGATTTAAAAATATTTGATGGTAAACAAAAAACGATCCTATTTCATTCTCAAGGTCAAATGATAAAAAAGCATGACGTTGAATCTGTCCAGTTGAATGA harbors:
- the prmC gene encoding peptide chain release factor N(5)-glutamine methyltransferase — protein: MNSKLVLEKIKNSIAEFETVGEAGAIAFLILEDQFQISRMDVLLEKEIETSISIDKKIDSILSELKSGKPIQHILGKVEFYGRQFLVNPNVLIPRRETEELVHLILENNPDLSEQLIVDIGTGSGIIPITIAKERKHCEVYAVDISSSALATAKRNALLNHAKVSFIQADILIEDLDLPKSNIWISNPPYVLEKEKAEMQTKVFEHEPANALFVPNHDALKFYERITQLASQHLIKGGELYFEINEQFGREVKKLMEEKGFRDVKIMGDMQGKDRFVFGRR
- the ribD gene encoding bifunctional diaminohydroxyphosphoribosylaminopyrimidine deaminase/5-amino-6-(5-phosphoribosylamino)uracil reductase RibD, producing the protein MNFYLVLPVMNKQDDLFMQRALQLAGYGKSTVSPNPMVGCVIVYDKKIIGEGWHQKAGEPHAEVMAIRSVENELLLKSATAYVTLEPCAHYGKTPPCAELLVEKQLKKVVIGAVDPNPLVAGKGIEILKNAGIEVETAVLEKECLEINKTFFTFIQKKRPYIILKWAQTTDGFIAREDFDSKWISNPLSRQLVHKWRTEIDAILVGKNTVQYDDPQLTARDWAGKNPVRLVVDHQFTLSEDLKIFDGKQKTILFHSQGQMIKKHDVESVQLNEKDFLGDMMKYLHQEKIQSVLVEGGAQTVQSFIEAGLWDEARIFTAPISFEKGIKAAELKNHKLVSQENIQDKNQMDVLAIYHNSNPS
- a CDS encoding AI-2E family transporter; this translates as MKLSFQNSFFTLAFVALLIAFMVVAKTILIPIGIALLLAFILYPVHKKFRKWGIGNILAGFLSILLLIIIIGGGITFFSAEIIALSDEISNFGVKLSKLYTDVIIFINENVSLVEDLNKEQLLKDLKSWMKNSAGSLLGGTFSSTANFFTGLITMFIYMFLFLIYQKGLVRAFMKFSPKENKDQFFKMLKGVQQVGQKYLSGMLILIVILGTVNSIGLWIIGIDSPFLFGFLAASLSIIPYIGTTLGATIPVLYAFMSHDQLWVPLAVAILFWVIQLVESNFLSPKVVGNSVNVNAFAAILSLIIGASIWGVAGMVLFLPFAAMLKVICEEYKPLQPLALLIGNTNFQDGESSKKGLFQRLKDKIKSK
- a CDS encoding glycoside hydrolase family 113, whose product is MMNRWKYYLFVIGLIVIATFSNYLFFSEDENKKTSRIKGFNLVAPPEPFAMHSLKNVKEIGAGWVAIIPYAFCNAKTAEIVFDHPRQWWGEKPEGVKESINMAKSLGLKVMLKPHLWVGGQGWAGDLDFESDSLWQVFEQQYLDYVNTYASIADSLNVELYCIGTEIKQSTTKRNEFWINLISKTRKSYDGKITYAANWDEYSQIKFWNELDYIGIDAYFPLSEEKSPKKVDLMNAWQQPKKEMKILSEQFQKQILFTEYGYESIDYNTMGHWKLSKDSLDVNFENQKIAFEALFESFNSEVWWKGGFIWKWHLNKKELNRRTIKAYTPQNKPALKIIESEFKYNF